From Acidobacteriota bacterium, a single genomic window includes:
- a CDS encoding tetratricopeptide repeat protein has translation MPHVFRALVLVALLACAALAQTFQEADRLFTYGDDTGRDQQALAVIEKALASDGNNYQWLWRAARARYYVGDEAKADKLKHFESGIAYAQRAIAQSPNAVEGHFWLGASYGGYSEVKGAFSALATVKKIRAEMETVLRLNAGYEDARAYLALGELDRQLPRLLGGNVERAITRLEAGLKIAPRNLEMKYALAQAYQENGRKEDARRQLNELTQASARNQAERNIQGKARALLTKL, from the coding sequence ATGCCACATGTGTTTCGTGCGCTCGTTCTCGTCGCTTTACTCGCTTGCGCCGCGTTGGCGCAAACCTTTCAGGAAGCCGACCGTCTGTTTACTTATGGCGATGATACGGGCCGCGATCAACAGGCGTTGGCCGTGATCGAAAAGGCCCTGGCCAGCGACGGCAACAATTACCAATGGCTTTGGCGTGCCGCCCGGGCGCGGTATTACGTGGGCGATGAGGCCAAGGCCGACAAGCTTAAACATTTCGAGAGTGGCATCGCCTATGCCCAACGCGCTATCGCCCAATCGCCCAACGCCGTCGAAGGGCATTTCTGGCTGGGCGCCAGTTATGGCGGTTACAGCGAGGTCAAAGGCGCGTTCAGCGCGCTGGCGACCGTCAAAAAGATTCGCGCCGAGATGGAAACGGTGTTGCGGTTGAATGCCGGGTACGAAGACGCGCGTGCCTATCTGGCGCTGGGCGAACTCGACCGCCAGTTGCCGCGGTTGTTGGGCGGGAATGTGGAGCGTGCCATCACACGTTTGGAAGCCGGCCTGAAAATCGCGCCACGCAATTTGGAAATGAAATACGCGCTGGCCCAGGCCTATCAGGAAAATGGGCGCAAAGAAGACGCGCGCCGCCAGCTCAATGAATTGACGCAAGCCAGCGCGCGCAATCAGGCCGAACGCAACATACAGGGCAAAGCGCGCGCGTTGCTCACCAAGCTTTAA
- a CDS encoding HAMP domain-containing protein — translation MLTGTLSRLLSSFRAQLVAFITAMLLLTALVIFFINQQLERRTTRQVDEYFQSIILAMDLSYRSLAEGKYLYELVNTRQPNSLPIDSESVIKHILILDASTKEISDSTDKKDIGTKSEYTGIPTFAPGDVKLDADSLSANESRSVKFSIETDKGKIRDILIVISLKRLKRVKDAADRDRSIALTVLGLLLIVALALFSQRFTRPVTELARAAQRVTAGKLDFDVTVSGPQEISTLSSTFNEMLTGLRRNRDLEEQLQRAERSAVVGRLASGIAHEIRNPLNFMNLSIDHLQAACAPTDERRRAEFLHITTTIKEEIQRLNRLVSDFLSYGRPARLKPRELDAQVLIEEVGALVRATAEQQGVQVRIASDNGPNNVDTKFQADYEQIKTCFSNLMINAVQAMPGGGALNVTLHPDNSHLQIEFADNGPGIAAENLKQIFEPYYSTKETGIGLGLPLTKKIIEEHGGQITVTSELGTGTTFNVTLPREAAC, via the coding sequence ATGCTAACAGGCACGTTGTCCAGGCTGCTTTCCAGCTTTCGCGCGCAATTGGTCGCGTTCATTACGGCCATGCTGTTGTTGACGGCGCTGGTCATCTTTTTCATCAATCAACAATTGGAACGGCGCACGACGCGGCAAGTGGACGAGTATTTTCAATCCATCATTCTGGCGATGGATCTCAGCTATCGTTCGCTGGCCGAGGGCAAGTATCTTTACGAACTGGTCAACACCCGTCAGCCAAACAGCTTGCCGATAGATTCCGAAAGCGTCATCAAGCACATTTTGATTTTGGACGCGAGCACCAAAGAGATTAGCGACAGCACGGATAAAAAAGACATCGGCACCAAATCAGAATATACCGGCATTCCGACGTTCGCGCCCGGCGATGTCAAACTCGATGCCGACTCGCTCAGCGCGAATGAAAGCCGTTCGGTCAAATTCTCCATCGAAACCGACAAAGGCAAAATCCGCGACATCCTGATCGTCATCTCGCTCAAACGGCTGAAGCGCGTCAAGGATGCCGCTGACCGCGACCGCAGCATTGCTTTGACGGTGCTGGGGCTGTTGCTGATTGTTGCTCTGGCGTTGTTCAGCCAGCGCTTCACCCGCCCGGTCACCGAACTGGCGCGCGCGGCCCAACGTGTCACTGCGGGCAAATTGGATTTCGATGTGACCGTCTCTGGCCCGCAAGAAATCAGCACGCTCTCGTCCACCTTCAACGAAATGCTCACCGGCTTGCGCCGCAACCGCGACCTCGAAGAGCAATTACAACGCGCCGAACGCTCCGCCGTCGTGGGCCGTTTGGCCTCCGGCATCGCGCACGAGATTCGCAATCCGCTCAATTTCATGAATCTCTCGATTGATCACCTGCAAGCCGCCTGCGCGCCCACGGATGAGCGCCGCCGCGCCGAATTTCTGCACATCACCACCACGATCAAAGAGGAGATTCAACGCCTGAACCGCCTGGTCAGCGACTTCCTCAGCTATGGCCGCCCGGCGCGTTTGAAACCGCGCGAACTCGACGCCCAAGTACTGATCGAAGAAGTCGGCGCGCTGGTCAGAGCCACTGCCGAACAACAGGGCGTGCAAGTACGCATCGCCAGCGACAACGGCCCCAATAACGTTGACACCAAATTCCAGGCGGACTACGAACAGATCAAGACCTGCTTTTCCAACCTGATGATCAACGCCGTCCAAGCCATGCCCGGTGGCGGCGCGCTCAACGTCACGCTGCATCCCGACAATTCGCATTTGCAGATCGAATTCGCTGACAACGGCCCCGGCATCGCAGCGGAAAACCTGAAACAGATTTTCGAGCCGTACTATTCGACCAAAGAGACGGGTATCGGCCTGGGCTTGCCGCTGACCAAAAAGATTATCGAAGAGCACGGCGGTCAGATCACTGTCACCAGCGAACTTGGCACAGGGACGACGTTCAACGTTACACTCCCACGCGAAGCCGCGTGTTAA
- a CDS encoding DUF433 domain-containing protein, with product MSLATKTTIQPNYQPAPPISINPERLSGQAVIGLSRVPVAALLDHLDVATFLRDFPSVSQTQVESAIEYLKELAEDGKLGERVDD from the coding sequence ATGAGTTTGGCAACCAAAACAACGATTCAACCTAACTACCAACCCGCGCCACCCATTTCGATCAACCCGGAACGCCTGAGCGGCCAAGCGGTCATCGGCCTGAGTCGTGTGCCTGTGGCGGCTTTGCTCGATCACTTGGATGTCGCCACTTTTTTGCGGGATTTTCCCTCCGTGTCACAAACGCAAGTGGAAAGCGCCATTGAATATCTGAAAGAGCTGGCGGAAGACGGCAAGCTGGGTGAGCGCGTTGATGACTAA
- a CDS encoding DUF5615 family PIN-like protein, with product MKILLDENVPEGVLPAFDRYETRHVNQLGWQGKKNGALLQAASEHGFTVLVTTDVNLYQQRKAEGHSLSVIVLRVFQNSLAGVLPLVNDAQDTTARITPGEVEYLYIAKTLQESDRRRKRGQFAPP from the coding sequence ATGAAAATCTTGCTTGATGAAAATGTGCCGGAAGGTGTCCTGCCCGCATTTGACCGTTATGAAACGCGGCACGTTAACCAATTGGGTTGGCAAGGGAAAAAGAACGGCGCGTTGCTACAAGCTGCCAGTGAGCACGGGTTCACAGTATTGGTGACGACTGATGTGAACCTTTATCAGCAGCGCAAAGCCGAAGGGCACTCCTTGAGCGTCATTGTGTTGCGCGTTTTCCAGAACTCGCTGGCCGGCGTACTGCCACTCGTGAATGACGCGCAAGACACTACAGCCAGGATTACGCCAGGCGAAGTCGAATACCTCTACATCGCCAAAACTTTGCAGGAAAGCGATAGGCGCCGAAAACGCGGGCAATTCGCGCCGCCCTGA
- a CDS encoding sigma-54-dependent Fis family transcriptional regulator, whose protein sequence is MAKRILVVDDEKNQRDILQLILSGERDAEGQPLYDIKTAASGQEALRTFKHENFDLVLTDLKMSGMDGIELLNEISQLDSSLPVILMTAHGSIETVKEALRGGAFDYLSKPLDRAKLLEVVAKAVAQMRAVDEEIIGVSEVMERVKKMIVKVAPSPSTVLIRGESGTGKERIARAIHKASPRAGERFQAVNCAAINENLLESELFGHEKGSFTGAHVEKKGLFEIADKGTLFLDEIGEINVSMQAKLLRVLQEKEVTHVGGSRAIKVDVRVLAATNRDLEAMVKDGRFREDLYYRLNVIPITVPPLRQRRDDTKVLTAHFLRKHSANAARPMKLSDDARRLILDYAWPGNVRQLESAIERALLLAEGDEITVEDLPVEIRATVQAETTGGFKLPAEGISFEELERSLLIQAMEQTGWNITRAAKLLGLSFRTMQYRLDKFEIKRPNRVKGGGEESEEDGQ, encoded by the coding sequence ATGGCGAAACGAATCCTGGTCGTGGACGACGAAAAGAACCAACGCGACATCCTGCAACTGATCCTCTCAGGCGAGCGCGACGCCGAGGGCCAGCCGCTTTACGACATCAAAACCGCCGCTTCCGGCCAGGAAGCGTTGCGCACCTTCAAACACGAAAACTTCGATCTGGTGCTGACCGACCTGAAGATGTCCGGCATGGACGGCATCGAATTGCTCAATGAGATTTCCCAACTCGACAGCTCGCTCCCCGTCATTCTGATGACCGCGCACGGCTCCATCGAAACGGTCAAAGAAGCTTTGCGTGGAGGCGCGTTCGACTATCTTTCCAAACCGCTCGACCGCGCCAAATTGCTCGAAGTCGTCGCCAAAGCCGTCGCTCAAATGCGTGCCGTGGACGAAGAGATCATCGGCGTTTCGGAAGTGATGGAGCGCGTCAAAAAGATGATTGTCAAAGTTGCGCCCTCGCCTTCGACTGTCTTGATTCGCGGCGAATCGGGCACTGGCAAAGAGCGCATCGCCCGCGCCATACACAAAGCCAGCCCGCGCGCGGGTGAACGCTTCCAGGCCGTCAACTGCGCCGCCATCAACGAAAACCTGCTCGAATCGGAATTGTTCGGCCACGAAAAAGGCTCGTTCACCGGCGCGCACGTCGAGAAAAAAGGCCTCTTTGAGATCGCCGACAAAGGCACGCTCTTTCTGGATGAAATCGGCGAGATCAACGTCAGCATGCAGGCCAAACTGCTGCGCGTCTTGCAGGAAAAAGAAGTCACCCACGTCGGCGGCTCACGCGCGATCAAAGTGGACGTGCGCGTCCTCGCCGCCACCAACCGCGACCTCGAAGCGATGGTCAAAGACGGCCGCTTCCGTGAAGACCTCTATTACCGCCTCAACGTCATCCCGATCACCGTGCCGCCCCTGCGCCAGCGCCGCGACGACACCAAAGTGCTGACCGCTCACTTCCTGCGCAAGCATTCCGCCAACGCCGCGCGTCCCATGAAACTGTCGGATGACGCGCGCCGCCTGATCCTCGATTACGCCTGGCCCGGCAACGTGCGCCAACTCGAATCGGCCATCGAACGCGCCTTGTTATTGGCCGAAGGCGATGAAATCACCGTCGAAGACCTGCCCGTCGAAATCCGCGCCACCGTGCAAGCCGAAACCACGGGCGGTTTCAAACTGCCCGCCGAAGGTATTTCGTTTGAAGAGTTGGAACGTTCGCTGTTGATTCAGGCAATGGAACAGACCGGCTGGAACATCACGCGCGCGGCCAAGCTGCTGGGCTTGTCGTTTCGGACGATGCAATATCGGCTGGATAAATTCGAGATCAAGCGGCCCAATCGGGTGAAGGGTGGCGGGGAAGAGAGTGAAGAGGACGGCCAGTAA